The Erythrolamprus reginae isolate rEryReg1 chromosome 3, rEryReg1.hap1, whole genome shotgun sequence genome contains a region encoding:
- the COMMD7 gene encoding COMM domain-containing protein 7 isoform X1: MGLLNFTREPVPEAVSADLQLLNQLSTQQFSTLVEVLFQFLREPKEVERFLAHLSDFAAGNKISLGPLKSIVKSLLLVPSGALKRSLSAEQVGADLITLGLSEEKARYFEEQWKENSPALSRLAVGQTLMVNQLIDMEWKFGVTAGSSQMEKGGSIFLQLKLVVKKGSRLEPVYLELTLPQFYSFLHEMERMKTSLESLS, encoded by the exons ATGGGGCTGCTGAACTTCACCCGCGAGCCGGTGCCCGAGGCGGTCAGCGCGGACTTGCAGCTGCTCAACCAGCTGAGCACGCAG cAATTTTCTACATTGGTGGAGGTGCTTTTCCAATTCCTGCGAGAACCGAAAGAG GTGGAGAGGTTCCTGGCTCACCTGTCCGACTTTGCAGCGGGAAATAAAATCAGCCTCGGCCCCTTGAAGAGTATTGTCAAAAGCCTCTTGCTGGTGCCCAGTG GAGCCTTAAAACGGAGTCTGTCTGCAGAACAAGTCGGAGCAGATCTTATCACCCTGG GGCTGAGCGAGGAAAAGGCCAGGTATTTTGAAGAACAG TGGAAGGAAAATTCTCCCGCGCTCTCACGCCTGGCCGTGGGGCAGACGCTGATGGTTAATCAGCTGATAGACATGGAGTGGAAATTTGGAG TGACGGCCGGAAGCAGCCAGATGGAGAAAGGAGGAAGCATTTTCCTGCAG CTGAAACTGGTGGTTAAGAAAGGCAGCCGGCTGGAACCCGTGTACCTAG aATTAACCCTGCCCCAGTTCTACAGCTTCCTTCACGAGATGGAGAGAATGAAGACCAGCCTGGAGAGCCTCAGCTGA
- the COMMD7 gene encoding COMM domain-containing protein 7 isoform X2, translating to MQLMQFSTLVEVLFQFLREPKEVERFLAHLSDFAAGNKISLGPLKSIVKSLLLVPSGALKRSLSAEQVGADLITLGLSEEKARYFEEQWKENSPALSRLAVGQTLMVNQLIDMEWKFGVTAGSSQMEKGGSIFLQLKLVVKKGSRLEPVYLELTLPQFYSFLHEMERMKTSLESLS from the exons ATGCAACTCATG cAATTTTCTACATTGGTGGAGGTGCTTTTCCAATTCCTGCGAGAACCGAAAGAG GTGGAGAGGTTCCTGGCTCACCTGTCCGACTTTGCAGCGGGAAATAAAATCAGCCTCGGCCCCTTGAAGAGTATTGTCAAAAGCCTCTTGCTGGTGCCCAGTG GAGCCTTAAAACGGAGTCTGTCTGCAGAACAAGTCGGAGCAGATCTTATCACCCTGG GGCTGAGCGAGGAAAAGGCCAGGTATTTTGAAGAACAG TGGAAGGAAAATTCTCCCGCGCTCTCACGCCTGGCCGTGGGGCAGACGCTGATGGTTAATCAGCTGATAGACATGGAGTGGAAATTTGGAG TGACGGCCGGAAGCAGCCAGATGGAGAAAGGAGGAAGCATTTTCCTGCAG CTGAAACTGGTGGTTAAGAAAGGCAGCCGGCTGGAACCCGTGTACCTAG aATTAACCCTGCCCCAGTTCTACAGCTTCCTTCACGAGATGGAGAGAATGAAGACCAGCCTGGAGAGCCTCAGCTGA